One Qiania dongpingensis genomic window carries:
- the mreC gene encoding rod shape-determining protein MreC: MKNKKKASLPARYLLFFLILFCIGLLTVNYFKPGFLSPVTNAVNSVLLPMQKGLNHLGTGFADTAYDYQSLEEARAENQQLKEELASLKEDIGNYQQGQTELKQLKELFELKGQYTDYEMTGARVIQKDAGNWYHSFVIDKGTEDGIQVDMNVIAGGGLVGIVTEVGKDFAKVRSIIDDDSNVSAMSLNSGDTCIVSGDLKLYSEGKLRLSYIDKNDNIWDDDKIVTSNISDKYLPNILIGYAQDIQTDSNNVTKSGYLVPVVDFDHLQTVLVIKTLKVTGEEKQS, from the coding sequence ATGAAGAACAAAAAGAAAGCTTCTTTGCCGGCCAGATACCTGTTGTTTTTTCTGATACTGTTTTGTATCGGGCTTCTGACCGTCAATTACTTTAAGCCGGGATTCTTAAGTCCGGTGACCAACGCAGTGAACTCTGTGCTTCTTCCCATGCAGAAGGGACTGAACCATCTGGGAACCGGCTTTGCGGATACCGCTTATGACTATCAGAGTCTGGAGGAGGCCAGGGCGGAGAATCAGCAGTTAAAGGAGGAGCTGGCTTCTCTTAAGGAGGATATCGGAAATTATCAGCAGGGGCAGACGGAGCTTAAGCAGCTAAAAGAGCTGTTTGAACTGAAGGGACAGTATACAGACTATGAGATGACAGGAGCCCGGGTGATACAAAAGGACGCGGGGAACTGGTACCATTCCTTTGTGATCGACAAGGGGACAGAGGACGGCATCCAGGTGGATATGAATGTGATCGCCGGCGGAGGCCTGGTAGGGATCGTCACAGAAGTGGGAAAAGATTTTGCCAAGGTCCGTTCCATCATAGATGACGACAGCAACGTAAGCGCCATGTCCTTGAATTCCGGCGATACTTGTATCGTTTCCGGAGATCTGAAGCTTTACAGTGAAGGGAAGCTCCGTCTCAGCTATATCGATAAGAATGACAATATCTGGGATGACGACAAGATCGTGACCTCCAATATCAGCGACAAATATCTGCCGAACATCCTGATCGGCTATGCCCAGGATATTCAGACGGACAGCAATAATGTGACCAAATCCGGATATCTCGTACCGGTGGTGGATTTTGACCATCTGCAGACGGTTCTGGTCATCAAGACCCTGAAAGTAACGGGCGAGGAGAAACAGTCATGA
- the radC gene encoding RadC family protein, producing MEEKKNTIRELPASERPYEKCMALGPAALSDAELLAVILRTGTRGQGALQTARHVLSLNPSVDGLLGLHHLNVRELQSIPGIGKVKAIQLSCIGELAKRMSRKSIDREKAFVSPGAVAAYFMEEMRHKEKEELRVVLLDTKSRFLHDLVISVGTVNSSLVSPREIFLEALKYQAVSIILLHNHPSGDPDPSKEDILVTRRVYEAGRLLGITLADHIIIGDNCFISLKERGIL from the coding sequence ATGGAAGAAAAGAAAAATACCATTCGGGAGCTGCCGGCTTCCGAACGTCCTTATGAAAAATGTATGGCCTTGGGACCGGCGGCACTGTCCGACGCAGAGCTTCTGGCAGTGATTCTCCGGACTGGTACGAGAGGGCAGGGAGCGCTGCAGACAGCCAGGCATGTGCTGTCTCTGAATCCTTCTGTGGACGGGCTTTTGGGACTTCATCATCTGAACGTCCGGGAGCTTCAGTCCATACCTGGTATCGGCAAAGTTAAGGCCATACAGCTTTCCTGTATCGGAGAGCTTGCAAAACGGATGAGCAGAAAAAGCATCGACAGGGAGAAGGCGTTTGTTTCTCCCGGAGCCGTTGCGGCATACTTCATGGAAGAAATGCGCCACAAGGAAAAAGAAGAGCTCCGGGTGGTGCTTTTGGATACAAAAAGCCGTTTTCTCCATGACCTGGTGATTTCTGTGGGCACGGTGAACAGCTCCCTGGTCTCGCCCAGGGAAATCTTTTTGGAAGCGTTAAAATACCAGGCGGTCAGTATCATTTTGCTGCATAACCATCCCAGCGGAGACCCTGACCCCAGCAAAGAGGATATCCTGGTAACCCGCAGGGTATATGAAGCAGGCAGGCTTCTGGGAATCACCCTGGCCGACCATATCATAATCGGGGACAATTGTTTTATCAGTTTAAAAGAACGAGGAATATTGTAG
- a CDS encoding methionine gamma-lyase family protein: protein MESLETMYQNIGIDKKVLELGTEVEASLRDRFEKIDRTAEYNQLKVLHAMQKNRVAEAHFSGSTGYGYNDLGRETLEAVYADVFHAEAALVRPQITCGTHALNVALAANLRPGDELLSPVGKPYDTLEEVIGIRESKGSLKEFGITYAQADLKPDGSFDFEAIEGRLNDRTKLATIQRSKGYASRPTLSVSRIGELISFLKEKKPDIICMVDNCYGEFSEETEPTEVGADMCVGSLIKNPGGGLAPCGGYIVGKEACIEQAAYRLSSPGLGKEVGASLGLNQTLFQGFFLAPTVTAGAIKGAIFAASVYERLGFPVYPSSDTARHDIIQAVDLGSPEALKAFCLGIQAAAPVDSFVTPEPWPMPGYDSDVIMAAGAFIQGSSIELSADGPLKPPYTVFFQGGLTYCHAKTGILFSVQKMLDKNVISF, encoded by the coding sequence ATGGAATCATTGGAGACGATGTATCAGAACATCGGTATAGATAAAAAGGTCCTGGAGCTTGGAACAGAGGTGGAAGCTTCTTTAAGGGACCGGTTCGAGAAAATAGACAGGACTGCTGAATATAACCAGCTTAAAGTGCTTCATGCCATGCAGAAGAACAGAGTGGCGGAAGCACATTTTTCTGGATCGACCGGATACGGATACAATGATCTGGGCCGGGAGACCCTGGAAGCGGTGTATGCAGATGTCTTCCATGCGGAAGCGGCATTGGTACGGCCGCAGATCACCTGCGGCACCCATGCGCTGAATGTTGCGCTGGCCGCGAATCTCCGGCCGGGAGACGAGCTCCTTTCTCCGGTGGGAAAGCCTTATGATACGCTGGAAGAAGTCATCGGCATACGGGAATCCAAGGGATCCCTGAAGGAATTTGGCATCACATACGCTCAGGCAGACCTGAAGCCCGACGGTTCCTTCGACTTTGAAGCGATCGAGGGGCGCTTGAATGACAGAACGAAGCTGGCCACCATCCAGCGGTCTAAAGGATATGCCTCCAGGCCCACCTTGTCTGTCTCACGGATCGGAGAATTGATTTCTTTTCTCAAGGAAAAAAAGCCGGATATCATCTGTATGGTGGATAACTGCTACGGGGAATTTTCAGAAGAAACAGAACCGACAGAAGTGGGGGCCGACATGTGCGTGGGTTCTCTTATCAAAAATCCGGGAGGCGGCCTGGCTCCCTGCGGCGGGTATATCGTGGGAAAGGAAGCTTGTATCGAACAGGCGGCATACCGGCTGAGTTCGCCGGGTCTTGGAAAGGAAGTGGGGGCCAGCCTTGGGCTGAACCAGACTCTTTTTCAGGGATTTTTCCTTGCGCCTACGGTGACTGCCGGCGCCATAAAAGGAGCCATATTTGCGGCTTCGGTGTATGAGAGACTGGGATTTCCCGTATATCCGTCTTCGGATACTGCCCGTCATGACATCATCCAGGCGGTTGATCTCGGATCTCCCGAGGCTTTGAAAGCTTTCTGCCTGGGGATTCAGGCGGCGGCTCCTGTGGATTCTTTCGTCACCCCGGAACCCTGGCCGATGCCGGGATACGATTCCGATGTCATCATGGCGGCCGGAGCGTTTATACAGGGCTCCTCCATCGAGCTATCTGCCGACGGGCCTCTAAAACCGCCCTATACGGTCTTTTTTCAGGGAGGGCTGACCTACTGTCACGCGAAGACCGGCATCCTTTTTTCCGTGCAGAAAATGCTTGATAAAAATGTGATATCTTTCTGA
- the miaA gene encoding tRNA (adenosine(37)-N6)-dimethylallyltransferase MiaA translates to MKKPLLILTGPTAVGKTALSIRAAKAFGGEIISADSMQVYQYMDIGSAKVTKEEMAGIPHHLIDVLLPEESFHVVKFQRMAKEAMNGIYERGHLPILTGGTGFYIQALLYDIDFTENDADAGYREKLEKLAEERGAGYLHQMLRERDAQAAEDIHENNIKRVIRALEFFEKTGKPISEHNQAEREKESPYQFAYVVLFRDRTELYKRIDRRVDKMMEEGLLDEVRQLKNMGYTRDMVSMQGLGYKELLAYLDGETTLSEAVRILKRDTRHFAKRQLTWFKRERQTDWISMDDRSEEAILSEIEAIMRKRMITPGRTDGRA, encoded by the coding sequence ATGAAAAAACCCTTATTGATATTGACCGGCCCCACGGCCGTCGGGAAGACAGCGCTTTCCATCCGGGCAGCCAAGGCCTTTGGAGGAGAGATAATCAGCGCGGATTCCATGCAGGTCTACCAATACATGGACATTGGGTCCGCGAAAGTTACAAAGGAAGAGATGGCGGGGATTCCCCACCATCTTATTGACGTCCTTTTGCCGGAAGAATCCTTTCATGTGGTAAAATTTCAAAGGATGGCCAAAGAAGCGATGAATGGGATTTATGAACGGGGACATCTGCCGATTCTCACCGGAGGAACCGGTTTTTACATTCAAGCCCTGTTATACGATATTGATTTTACAGAAAATGACGCGGATGCCGGGTACAGAGAAAAGCTGGAAAAACTGGCGGAGGAAAGGGGGGCGGGATATCTCCATCAGATGCTTAGGGAGAGGGATGCCCAGGCCGCAGAGGATATCCATGAGAATAATATAAAACGTGTGATCCGCGCTTTGGAATTTTTTGAGAAAACAGGGAAGCCTATTTCGGAGCATAACCAAGCTGAGCGGGAAAAGGAATCTCCCTATCAGTTTGCTTATGTGGTTCTGTTCCGGGACAGGACGGAACTTTATAAGCGGATTGACCGGCGCGTGGACAAGATGATGGAGGAGGGGCTTTTAGACGAAGTCCGGCAGTTGAAAAATATGGGATATACGAGGGATATGGTATCCATGCAGGGACTGGGCTATAAAGAACTTCTGGCATACCTGGATGGGGAAACGACTCTTTCCGAAGCCGTCCGGATACTGAAGCGGGATACCAGACATTTTGCGAAGAGACAGCTGACCTGGTTCAAGCGGGAGAGGCAGACAGACTGGATCTCCATGGACGACAGATCGGAGGAAGCGATTCTTTCAGAGATCGAAGCCATCATGAGAAAAAGAATGATCACGCCCGGACGGACAGATGGCCGGGCATGA
- the mutL gene encoding DNA mismatch repair endonuclease MutL, with product MPKITVLDQDTINQIAAGEVIDRPSSVVKELMENAIDAGATAVTVEIKDGGISFIRITDNGCGIEKEQIPTAFLRHSTSKIRSVEDLLTVSSLGFRGEALSSIASVSQVELITKTAEALTGSRYQIHGGKEILLEEIGAPDGTTFLVRNLFYNTPARKKFLKTAQTEGAYISSLIERMALSRPDVSIRFIQNNQSRIHTSGNHNLKDLIYMIYGREIAGNLLPVEAVKEAVKISGFLGKPLISRGNRTYENYFINGRYIKSNLINKAIEDGYHSYMMQHKYPFVVLNLEIEPEFLDVNVHPSKMELRFRNPEEIYDSVCRAVHDTLAGKELIRKVSLDAEPQKDSPQISAKENADTKKHTVQRAPEPFEVRRMIKDREPLWNQEKVRESAAYAKIPVKQPESKTEPSEPEAPKQLELFEEKLLTKEARDEYRFIGQLFDTYWLIQYRDEFLIIDQHAAHEKILYERMVRQLAEKKVLAQMVNPPIILTLNLREEEVLKSHKERFLALGFEIEPFGGREYAVYSVPSNLYGIAQTDILTELLDSLAEELEQESEQVILEKLASMSCKAAVKGGDSLSVKEAEALIDELLTLENPYACPHGRPTVISMSRRELEKKFKRIV from the coding sequence ATGCCAAAGATCACAGTATTAGACCAGGATACAATCAATCAGATTGCCGCAGGCGAGGTCATAGACCGGCCGTCCTCCGTTGTTAAGGAACTGATGGAAAATGCCATTGACGCAGGCGCGACAGCCGTGACAGTGGAGATCAAGGACGGGGGAATTTCTTTTATCCGCATTACCGATAATGGATGCGGGATTGAAAAAGAACAGATTCCGACGGCATTTCTCCGTCACTCTACCAGCAAGATCCGCTCCGTGGAGGATCTGCTCACGGTATCTTCTCTGGGGTTTCGCGGAGAGGCTCTTTCAAGCATCGCTTCGGTATCCCAGGTGGAACTGATCACAAAGACGGCAGAGGCCCTGACCGGCTCCCGGTACCAGATCCACGGCGGAAAAGAAATTTTGCTGGAGGAGATCGGGGCGCCGGACGGCACTACGTTTCTGGTCCGAAACCTGTTTTATAATACGCCGGCCAGAAAAAAATTTTTAAAAACAGCTCAGACGGAGGGGGCCTATATCAGCAGCCTGATAGAACGCATGGCCCTGTCCAGGCCAGATGTATCCATCCGGTTCATCCAGAACAATCAAAGCCGGATCCACACTTCGGGAAATCACAATTTGAAGGATCTGATCTATATGATATATGGCAGAGAAATCGCCGGGAACCTTCTGCCAGTGGAAGCTGTAAAAGAAGCGGTGAAGATTTCCGGATTTCTGGGGAAGCCGCTTATCTCCCGGGGGAACAGGACCTACGAAAATTATTTCATCAACGGGCGTTATATCAAAAGCAATTTGATCAATAAAGCCATTGAAGACGGTTATCATTCTTATATGATGCAGCATAAGTACCCCTTCGTGGTTTTAAATCTGGAGATCGAACCGGAATTTCTGGATGTAAACGTCCATCCTTCCAAAATGGAGCTTAGATTCCGGAACCCGGAGGAAATCTATGATTCGGTCTGCAGGGCGGTACATGATACCCTGGCTGGAAAGGAACTGATCCGCAAAGTATCTCTGGATGCGGAGCCACAAAAGGACAGCCCCCAAATTTCTGCGAAAGAGAACGCAGATACCAAAAAGCACACTGTCCAGAGAGCGCCGGAGCCTTTTGAGGTAAGGCGCATGATAAAGGACCGGGAACCGCTCTGGAATCAGGAAAAAGTGCGGGAATCCGCAGCGTATGCGAAAATTCCGGTGAAACAGCCTGAATCAAAGACCGAACCTTCCGAACCGGAGGCTCCGAAGCAGTTGGAGCTGTTTGAGGAAAAGCTGCTGACGAAGGAGGCACGGGATGAATACCGCTTTATTGGACAGCTGTTTGATACCTATTGGCTGATTCAATACCGGGATGAATTTTTGATCATCGATCAGCACGCAGCCCATGAAAAAATCCTTTATGAACGGATGGTACGCCAGTTAGCGGAAAAGAAGGTCCTGGCTCAGATGGTCAATCCGCCGATCATACTCACGCTGAATCTGCGGGAGGAGGAGGTTTTAAAGAGCCATAAAGAAAGATTTCTGGCTCTCGGTTTTGAAATTGAGCCTTTTGGAGGCAGAGAATACGCTGTCTACAGCGTTCCCTCCAACCTCTACGGCATCGCCCAGACGGATATTTTGACGGAGCTTCTCGACAGTCTGGCGGAAGAGCTGGAGCAGGAGTCCGAGCAGGTGATCTTGGAGAAGCTGGCCTCCATGAGCTGCAAAGCCGCCGTAAAAGGCGGGGATTCTCTGTCTGTGAAGGAAGCAGAGGCCCTGATCGACGAACTCCTCACGCTAGAGAATCCTTATGCCTGCCCCCATGGACGGCCTACCGTCATTTCCATGAGCCGCAGGGAATTGGAAAAGAAATTTAAAAGAATCGTATAA
- the mutS gene encoding DNA mismatch repair protein MutS, protein MMQHYLETKKQYPDCILFYRLGDFYEMFFEDAQTVSRELEITLTGKDCGLPERAPMCGVPYHAVDTYLNRLVQKGYKVAIAEQMEDPRLAKGLVKREVIRVVTPGTILSSQALDETRNNYLMCIVYLAKSFGIAVSDVTTGEFLVTEVPAIRALLDEIYKYMPSEIICNEAFYMSGVDLEDMKNRMNFIISPLDNHYFDEDICQDTLKRHFHVERLEGLGLEDYKIGLIASGAALLYLLDTQKNSLGHITKLLPYRSGKYMVIDTSTRRNLELLETLREKQKRGSLLWVLDKTRTAMGARMLRSFIEQPLIEKAEITKRQDAVEELNGEYITREELIEYLNPIYDLERLIGRISYQTANPRDLIAFKNSLQMLPHIKHLMEQLTAPLSKDICGQLDTLEDLAELIGRAVVEDPPIGVREGGIIQEGFNEEADRLRKAKTEGKKWLAELETKERERTGIKTLRVKFNKVFGYYLEVTNSFLSQVPDDYVRKQTLTNAERFTTDELKKLEEIILGAEDKLFILEYDLFCSLRNTIAEQVARIQKAAHSIAWIDVLTSLSVVSTRNGYVRPKINEKGLIDIKNGRHPVVEQMLRDDLFIANDTYLDNGNNQISIITGPNMAGKSTYMRQTALICLMAQIGSFVPAEAANIGICDRIFTRVGASDDLASGQSTFMVEMTEVANILRNATKNSLLILDEIGRGTSTFDGLSIAWAVIEYISNTKVLGAKTLFATHYHELTELEGSISGVNNYCIAVKEMGDDIVFLRKIVKGGADKSYGIQVAKLAGVPDPVIMRAKELVEELSDADISARSREIADAGRQASHKKPVPKLDEVDLKQMSLFDTVKDDDILKELESLELVTMTPIDALNTLYRLQNNLKNRW, encoded by the coding sequence ATGATGCAGCATTATCTGGAAACTAAAAAACAGTATCCTGACTGTATCCTTTTTTACAGGCTGGGGGATTTTTATGAAATGTTTTTTGAAGATGCACAGACGGTTTCCAGAGAGCTTGAGATTACACTGACAGGAAAGGACTGCGGGCTGCCGGAACGGGCTCCCATGTGCGGAGTCCCTTATCATGCAGTAGATACGTACCTGAACCGGCTGGTTCAAAAAGGCTATAAGGTGGCCATTGCAGAACAAATGGAGGACCCCAGGCTTGCAAAGGGACTGGTCAAGCGGGAGGTCATCCGGGTCGTGACTCCCGGTACGATCTTGAGCAGCCAGGCTCTTGATGAGACCAGAAACAATTATCTGATGTGCATTGTCTATCTTGCAAAATCCTTTGGAATCGCCGTAAGCGATGTGACAACCGGTGAATTCCTGGTCACAGAAGTGCCTGCGATTCGTGCTCTTTTGGATGAGATCTATAAATACATGCCTTCGGAGATTATATGCAACGAAGCCTTTTATATGTCAGGAGTCGATCTGGAGGATATGAAGAACCGCATGAATTTTATTATCTCTCCTCTGGATAATCATTATTTTGATGAGGATATCTGTCAGGATACTCTAAAACGGCATTTTCATGTGGAACGCCTCGAAGGCCTTGGACTGGAGGATTATAAAATTGGTCTGATTGCTTCCGGAGCCGCACTTCTTTATCTTTTAGATACTCAGAAAAATTCATTGGGGCACATTACAAAGCTTTTGCCTTACCGGTCTGGAAAATATATGGTGATCGATACTTCCACCAGACGGAATCTGGAACTTTTGGAGACTCTGCGGGAGAAACAGAAAAGAGGCTCTCTTTTATGGGTGCTCGACAAGACCAGAACTGCCATGGGCGCCAGAATGCTCAGGAGCTTCATTGAGCAGCCTCTTATAGAAAAGGCGGAGATCACAAAACGCCAGGATGCAGTGGAAGAACTGAATGGGGAATATATCACCCGCGAGGAGCTGATCGAGTACCTGAATCCCATCTATGATCTGGAGCGGCTCATCGGAAGGATTTCCTATCAGACAGCCAATCCAAGAGATCTGATCGCATTTAAGAATTCCCTGCAGATGCTTCCCCATATTAAACATCTAATGGAACAGCTGACGGCGCCCCTTTCAAAGGATATCTGCGGACAACTGGATACGTTAGAAGATCTGGCGGAGCTGATCGGACGCGCGGTCGTGGAGGATCCTCCCATAGGTGTGCGGGAGGGCGGCATTATCCAGGAGGGCTTCAACGAAGAGGCCGACCGTCTGCGGAAAGCAAAGACGGAGGGCAAGAAGTGGCTTGCTGAGCTGGAGACAAAAGAGCGGGAAAGAACGGGGATCAAAACGCTCCGGGTCAAGTTCAACAAAGTATTCGGCTATTATCTTGAGGTGACGAATTCCTTCCTGTCCCAAGTGCCTGACGACTACGTCAGAAAGCAGACCCTCACCAACGCAGAACGCTTTACGACGGATGAACTGAAAAAACTGGAAGAAATCATCCTGGGAGCGGAAGACAAACTTTTCATCCTGGAATACGATTTGTTCTGTTCGCTGAGGAATACCATAGCAGAGCAGGTGGCCCGAATCCAAAAAGCGGCTCACAGCATTGCCTGGATCGATGTATTGACCTCACTTTCTGTGGTGTCCACCAGGAATGGTTACGTGAGGCCAAAAATCAATGAAAAGGGTCTGATCGATATAAAAAACGGCCGCCATCCTGTGGTGGAACAGATGCTTCGCGACGACCTCTTCATTGCCAACGACACGTATCTCGACAACGGGAATAATCAGATATCCATCATCACCGGGCCGAATATGGCCGGAAAATCCACTTATATGAGACAAACGGCGCTCATCTGTCTCATGGCGCAGATTGGAAGCTTTGTTCCGGCGGAAGCTGCCAATATCGGCATTTGTGACAGGATTTTTACGAGAGTAGGAGCCTCCGACGACCTGGCCAGCGGCCAAAGCACCTTCATGGTGGAGATGACTGAGGTGGCAAATATACTCCGGAATGCGACAAAAAACAGTCTTCTGATTTTGGATGAGATTGGCCGGGGGACCAGTACCTTTGACGGCCTGAGTATTGCCTGGGCTGTCATCGAATACATATCCAATACGAAGGTTTTGGGGGCGAAGACGCTGTTTGCCACCCATTACCATGAGCTTACAGAGCTGGAAGGCTCCATAAGCGGCGTGAATAATTATTGTATCGCAGTGAAAGAAATGGGAGACGATATCGTATTCCTCCGGAAGATTGTCAAAGGCGGTGCAGATAAAAGCTACGGAATTCAGGTGGCCAAGCTCGCCGGAGTGCCGGATCCGGTGATCATGAGGGCCAAAGAGCTGGTGGAAGAATTATCGGATGCCGATATCTCTGCCCGTTCCAGAGAAATCGCCGATGCCGGCCGGCAGGCGTCCCATAAGAAACCGGTCCCGAAGCTGGATGAGGTCGATTTAAAACAGATGAGCCTGTTTGATACGGTGAAGGATGACGATATCCTGAAAGAGCTGGAATCCCTGGAGCTTGTCACGATGACTCCGATCGATGCCCTGAATACCTTATACCGACTGCAGAACAATTTGAAGAACAGGTGGTAG